From Callithrix jacchus isolate 240 chromosome 3, calJac240_pri, whole genome shotgun sequence, a single genomic window includes:
- the APELA gene encoding apelin receptor early endogenous ligand translates to MRFQKFLFAFFIFIMSLLLISGQRPVNLAMRRKLRKHNCLQRRCMPLHSRVPFP, encoded by the exons ATGAGATTTCAGaaattcctttttgcattttttatatttattatgagTCTTCTCCTTATCAGCGGACAGAGACCAG ttaatTTGGCCATGAGAAGAAAACTGCGCAAACACAATTGCCTTCAGAGGAGATGTATGCCTCTCCATTCACGAGTACCCTTCCCCTGA